DNA sequence from the Paenibacillus azoreducens genome:
TCTGCCAATGTTCTTAAGCGAATTAACCGATCTTTGGCCTCGGCAGGCTTGCTATCCATAAGGGCAATAGAGGCATCAAGGCTCAGAATGAGTGAGATAAAGGAATGCCCCAGTGTATCATGAAGCTCCTTGGACATGCGGTTGCGCTCTTCAAGCAAAGTCATTTTCTCAATCTCGGCCGTGTAGTGAGTTAACAGCTTATTTTGCTGCTCCACTTCGGCTACCAGTTCATTCTTCTGATAATACGCGTTGGCGACGAAGCTTGCCCATATGCCGATGAAGCAGAACAGCAGATTGTCTGTTCCGATACTTAGGGTTTGCTCCCAAGATAATCTTAGGTAAGACTGAAAGGAAAAGGGGATGGAAACAACTACGGGAACGATCCAAAGGGATTGCTTAGTCAATAAGTACCCCATTGTAAGACTCGGCAGCAAATAGTCCGCTTTTGAAGTCAGATCCGGATGAATAACAGAATTCACATAATAAGAACCGCCAAGCAATAGCTCCAATATGCAAAACCAGACTTTGTTCATCCGGCGCCCAGGAAACCAGAACAGCAAAGGGACGACAAGGGCTAAGCTCAGCCAGATCACGTTTAATAACTTTTGGTTCGAAAACTCGCCTACTGCCAGAGCCCGGGACAACAGCAAAATATAATGGTATAGACGAAGAGCGAATATACCCCAATCCATAAAAGATAATATTTTTTTCATATCAACATCTTACAGCAAATCTAAAAACTCTGGTGAAGAATAAAGGATTTCCGAAAAACAGTTTATAGGCGAAAACGTAATACCCAAAATTGATCCATTCCATTTTCCATTCATGACCATCGCCGCGCCGATAATGGCTGAACGCCCGTCGTATGGGAGATGGCCTAGGAGCCAACTCCCTTATAGCACTCTTGGTGGTCTTTGTTATTGTGATTAGCGTTTTTTGGTGTATAAATCACTCAAAAAGTGAAATTTAAAAATGAAGAGGAACGGAGTGACATACATGTATCCACCAAGAAGCGGATTTAATGACAAAGGCGGCTCTCCTATTATACGTTTTCAACTCTCGTATTCGTTAGGATTGTTCTATCAAGCAACTGTTCATCTGAGATGCTGTGTGATGAAGAGCGCAGCACGGTCCAGGGCTTGATCGGCTTCATCGAGAATACCAGTGAACGCCTGGAAAACATGCGGGACGTCGGCGGTAACGTCAAGGATTACATCCACGCCTGCTGCCCGTGCACGGTCGGCTAACTGCGTGGAGTCGTCAAGGAGTAGCTCGTTAGTTCCAACCTGTAGCAGGAGCGGCGGGAATCCGGTAAGATCGGCGAACCTGGCGGGGCTTATGAGTTCATGATTCGGGTCCTGTCCAGCGAGATACATCGCATCCGTGAATGCAAAGCCCTCACGGGTGAAGAACGGGTCGAGCCCCATTTTGCTATTCATACTTGCTCCGGAGTGCGTCTTATCCAGCCCCGGCGAGAAAGCCGCTACCGCTGCTGGCATCGGCAGACCTGCGTTCCGTGCCATCAGGCAAGTCGAGACAGCAATACCGCCACCGGCAGAGTCGCCAGCAAACGCAATAGACGTCGCCTGGGCTCCGTTGTCCAGAAGCTCACGATAGGCTGCGAGAGCATCTTCAAGAGCCGCAGGGAACGGATGTTCCGGAGCCAGACGATAATCGAGTGAGATGGACCGGATCCGGGTCCTGTTGACCAGGTTCGCGGTAAGGGACATGGCAGTGTAGGGGGAACCCATAATATACGAGCCGCCATGGAAATAGAGAATGATTCCTGTGCGGGCATCCTGTGCGGGGTCAACGATCACGCCGGGGCGATTACCCAAGGTCGTCGGCGCGTTCCGAACGCCCGCAGGTACTTTCATAGTTGCCATCATGGCAGCGAAGTTCGCGCGCATTTCCTCGACGCTTTGTGGTTTGGTGGGCTC
Encoded proteins:
- a CDS encoding sensor histidine kinase, with amino-acid sequence MKKILSFMDWGIFALRLYHYILLLSRALAVGEFSNQKLLNVIWLSLALVVPLLFWFPGRRMNKVWFCILELLLGGSYYVNSVIHPDLTSKADYLLPSLTMGYLLTKQSLWIVPVVVSIPFSFQSYLRLSWEQTLSIGTDNLLFCFIGIWASFVANAYYQKNELVAEVEQQNKLLTHYTAEIEKMTLLEERNRMSKELHDTLGHSFISLILSLDASIALMDSKPAEAKDRLIRLRTLAEKNLDEMRNIVHEMGEEEESSLIRQVESLVARFREHTGTALTMSLPETERSIRFEVRQAILRVIQESFTNALKHGKASQLHLELRFSESNLQLSVRNNGKPIDKLNYGFGLTTMEHRVERLGGRLHLSSGEGTPAITEVRCEIPLKGVMPHGED
- a CDS encoding alpha/beta hydrolase, with protein sequence MSREQRKILDEMLRRPEPTKPQSVEEMRANFAAMMATMKVPAGVRNAPTTLGNRPGVIVDPAQDARTGIILYFHGGSYIMGSPYTAMSLTANLVNRTRIRSISLDYRLAPEHPFPAALEDALAAYRELLDNGAQATSIAFAGDSAGGGIAVSTCLMARNAGLPMPAAVAAFSPGLDKTHSGASMNSKMGLDPFFTREGFAFTDAMYLAGQDPNHELISPARFADLTGFPPLLLQVGTNELLLDDSTQLADRARAAGVDVILDVTADVPHVFQAFTGILDEADQALDRAALFITQHLR